A window of the Lactobacillus amylovorus DSM 20531 genome harbors these coding sequences:
- a CDS encoding C40 family peptidase, with translation MSKHKLFKLGAAAALSVTGVSAITSLKTVRAANFTAIKRVKISYLPGKSLNIWTNYENGKFMGYRAKDGSVWNVAETAVDSKGSLWYKVGTREWIEARYTVDVNEETPVKTAAKTTKKKSAVVNLANKVKQATQKKKTTKADKVKKANQIVNETVKKTTANKKNNTSSIQASSKAASVVALAKEQVGKPYVWGATGPDKFDCSGLVQYVYQHAAGINLPRTTYDQVKVGQTVPLDKLQAGDLVFWGSETAPYHVAIYIGNNQYVNSATPDQGTILQNMSSYYYPTIAKRVL, from the coding sequence ATGTCGAAACATAAATTGTTTAAGTTGGGAGCGGCTGCGGCACTATCTGTTACAGGCGTTTCTGCGATTACATCACTGAAAACCGTTCGAGCAGCCAATTTTACTGCTATTAAACGTGTCAAAATTAGTTACTTGCCGGGCAAGAGTCTGAATATTTGGACAAATTATGAAAACGGTAAGTTCATGGGCTATCGTGCAAAAGACGGTTCCGTTTGGAATGTGGCTGAGACCGCGGTCGATAGCAAGGGTAGCTTGTGGTACAAAGTTGGTACGCGTGAATGGATTGAAGCGCGTTACACTGTTGACGTTAATGAAGAAACGCCAGTTAAGACTGCGGCTAAAACTACCAAGAAAAAGTCGGCAGTTGTTAACTTAGCTAATAAAGTTAAGCAGGCTACGCAAAAGAAAAAGACTACTAAGGCAGACAAAGTCAAAAAGGCTAACCAAATTGTTAATGAAACGGTTAAAAAAACGACGGCTAATAAGAAGAACAATACTTCATCAATCCAAGCCTCAAGCAAGGCCGCTTCTGTTGTTGCACTTGCAAAAGAGCAAGTGGGTAAGCCTTACGTTTGGGGCGCAACTGGACCAGACAAGTTCGATTGCTCTGGCTTAGTGCAATACGTTTATCAACATGCGGCTGGCATCAACTTGCCACGTACGACTTATGATCAAGTTAAGGTAGGTCAAACCGTTCCGCTGGATAAATTGCAAGCAGGCGATTTGGTCTTCTGGGGTTCTGAAACGGCTCCATATCACGTTGCGATTTATATTGGCAATAATCAATATGTTAATTCCGCAACGCCAGATCAAGGTACGATTTTGCAAAATATGTCGAGTTATTACTATCCTACGATTGCTAAGAGAGTGCTATAG
- a CDS encoding CAP domain-containing protein — protein sequence MKKHNLLVAIVAVVECIAFTAQPVQAAKYSKSEAKQVKYFQRKYKNLDKAQYNRNSIYQQAPNFANPFSPGVLNPAYISTTMDYVNYYRDLVGLPSEANPDDANRSAQIGAASLAAVNASASLQAHGLINYLRPNYISENDWGIAENATLGNINFLDDAHSASAGEIVTDLMREDNNIAGAGNIGHRAIILSTRATRMGIGAAYGMSTDMLYSVEYGLFADDILRAPVKSRIAYPAAKVFPYELVGKDTPWSYSTTKRISSKPKIYITDLTKNKKKRYRATQVRNFKTLFYGEGYTTTITYRPDKVKLVNTHKYKVQIGKYYTYTFRFFRQKG from the coding sequence ATGAAGAAACACAATTTGCTGGTGGCCATCGTTGCAGTGGTTGAATGCATTGCGTTCACTGCTCAGCCCGTTCAAGCAGCAAAGTATTCGAAGTCTGAGGCTAAGCAGGTTAAGTATTTCCAACGTAAATACAAGAATTTGGATAAAGCGCAATACAACCGCAACAGCATTTACCAGCAAGCACCAAATTTTGCCAATCCTTTTTCACCAGGGGTCTTGAATCCGGCATACATTTCAACCACGATGGATTACGTTAATTACTACCGTGATTTGGTGGGACTGCCTAGCGAAGCTAATCCTGATGACGCTAACCGTAGCGCCCAGATCGGTGCTGCATCCCTCGCCGCAGTCAACGCAAGTGCCAGCCTACAAGCGCACGGTTTAATTAACTACCTGCGTCCCAACTACATCAGCGAAAACGATTGGGGCATCGCCGAGAACGCTACGCTAGGCAACATCAACTTCTTGGACGATGCGCATAGCGCCTCAGCCGGCGAGATCGTAACGGACTTGATGCGCGAAGATAACAACATTGCGGGTGCCGGCAATATCGGCCACCGCGCTATAATTTTATCAACACGCGCAACGCGCATGGGAATCGGTGCAGCGTACGGCATGAGCACCGATATGCTTTATTCAGTTGAATATGGCCTGTTCGCCGACGACATCTTGCGTGCGCCAGTAAAGTCACGAATCGCTTATCCAGCTGCGAAGGTCTTCCCATATGAATTGGTCGGCAAGGACACGCCTTGGTCATACTCGACCACGAAGCGGATCTCGAGCAAGCCGAAGATTTATATCACGGATTTGACCAAGAACAAGAAGAAGCGTTACCGCGCAACGCAGGTGCGCAACTTCAAGACGCTATTCTATGGCGAAGGCTACACCACGACGATCACGTATCGTCCGGACAAAGTCAAGCTGGTCAACACGCACAAGTATAAGGTGCAGATTGGCAAGTATTACACATACACGTTTAGATTCTTTAGACAAAAAGGTTAA